In Aliiglaciecola sp. LCG003, a genomic segment contains:
- a CDS encoding methylated-DNA--[protein]-cysteine S-methyltransferase: MSEINALYYQYIGTPIGELEVCSSQTAIRSIYFVDSHRQQQENDITQEACRQLRAYFGGALTCFDLPLQAQGTPFQHKVWQMLAKIPYGTTCSYADIAQRMDNPKAVRAVGAANGRNPLSIVVPCHRVIGANGKLTGYAGGLPRKSWLLNLEHAQQQGNLL; the protein is encoded by the coding sequence ATGAGCGAAATAAACGCTTTATATTACCAATATATAGGTACACCAATTGGTGAGTTGGAAGTGTGCAGTAGCCAAACTGCTATTCGGTCTATCTATTTTGTTGATAGCCATCGCCAGCAACAAGAGAATGATATTACCCAAGAAGCGTGTCGTCAGTTACGGGCATATTTTGGCGGCGCATTGACCTGCTTTGACTTGCCGCTTCAGGCCCAAGGCACACCATTTCAACACAAGGTGTGGCAAATGTTAGCGAAAATTCCCTATGGCACCACCTGCAGTTATGCAGATATTGCTCAGCGAATGGATAACCCTAAAGCGGTTCGCGCCGTTGGAGCAGCCAATGGGCGCAATCCATTATCGATTGTGGTTCCCTGTCATCGTGTCATTGGTGCCAACGGCAAACTCACCGGCTATGCAGGTGGATTACCGCGAAAGTCGTGGTTATTAAACTTAGAACACGCTCAACAACAAGGTAACTTGCTCTAA
- a CDS encoding AlkA N-terminal domain-containing protein has protein sequence MTDTQLFQQARQARDSRFDGVFFVAVKSTGIFCRPICPAPAPKEQNVEYFSLAPLAIQAGYRPCLRCRPDSAPGSYAWKGVDTTVERAVTLLTSFPELTVIQICEKLGVSDRYLRDLFIRKLGIAPKKFRLYDQLLFAKNLLHNSGLNIEQVAQASGFSSARRLQDNLKTSLQLTPSQIRKSDNSDLTRIKPTNLQRLSIRLAFRQPYHWPHLRDFLAIRAIPGVEEVTQGSYAKNFSLEGVQGHFTAIFEAQKNSFLVELQISDLRQIKAVVYHIRRVLDLDCDPDLIRQGLLQAGIKPEDLLEGIRLPGVWSPFEAGCRAILGQQISVKAAINLVSLLVQKLGIQADSLLYFPSPQAVAESDLNFLKMPDKRRQTLRDFARYQIDNHEQSDLSQWLRIKGVGPWTVAYAQMRGQSQPDIWLNTDLVVKKQIVKNALNDEQAAPWRSYLTFQLWSMA, from the coding sequence ATGACGGATACGCAATTATTCCAACAAGCCCGACAAGCCCGCGATAGCAGGTTTGATGGAGTGTTTTTTGTGGCGGTGAAAAGTACCGGAATATTTTGTCGACCTATTTGCCCAGCCCCAGCGCCTAAAGAGCAAAATGTGGAATATTTTTCGTTGGCACCTCTGGCGATTCAAGCCGGCTATCGACCTTGCTTACGTTGCAGGCCAGACAGTGCGCCTGGCTCTTATGCGTGGAAAGGGGTTGACACTACCGTAGAACGAGCCGTCACATTATTAACCTCTTTTCCTGAGTTGACTGTGATACAAATATGCGAAAAATTAGGTGTCAGTGACAGGTATCTACGAGATCTATTCATTCGCAAACTGGGTATCGCACCGAAGAAATTTCGCCTTTATGATCAGTTGTTATTTGCTAAAAACTTGTTGCATAACAGTGGACTCAATATTGAACAAGTTGCGCAAGCAAGTGGTTTTTCCAGCGCTAGACGTTTGCAAGATAACCTTAAAACAAGTTTGCAATTGACCCCGTCGCAAATTCGCAAAAGTGATAATAGTGATTTGACCCGGATAAAACCTACCAACTTACAGCGGCTTTCTATTCGCCTAGCCTTTAGGCAACCCTATCACTGGCCACATTTACGAGATTTCTTAGCTATTCGAGCGATACCCGGTGTGGAAGAAGTCACACAGGGAAGCTACGCCAAAAACTTTAGTTTAGAAGGCGTACAAGGGCATTTTACCGCGATATTTGAGGCGCAAAAAAACAGCTTCTTAGTAGAATTACAAATAAGTGATTTACGTCAAATTAAGGCCGTGGTCTATCATATTCGGCGGGTATTGGACTTGGATTGCGATCCGGATTTGATTCGACAAGGATTATTACAAGCGGGTATCAAGCCCGAGGATCTTCTCGAAGGTATTAGGCTGCCAGGGGTTTGGAGCCCATTTGAAGCGGGTTGCAGGGCAATTCTTGGACAGCAGATTTCAGTCAAAGCAGCTATCAACTTAGTCTCATTGTTAGTGCAGAAGTTGGGTATTCAAGCTGATAGCCTGCTGTACTTCCCCTCGCCACAAGCGGTGGCAGAGTCCGATTTAAACTTTTTAAAAATGCCGGATAAGCGGCGGCAAACATTGCGTGATTTTGCCCGCTATCAGATAGATAATCATGAGCAGTCAGATTTGTCCCAATGGTTAAGAATTAAAGGCGTTGGCCCTTGGACTGTTGCTTATGCACAGATGCGCGGTCAATCTCAGCCCGATATTTGGCTTAATACTGACCTGGTTGTTAAAAAGCAGATAGTTAAAAATGCCCTCAACGATGAGCAAGCTGCACCTTGGCGAAGTTATTTGACATTTCAACTCTGGAGTATGGCATGA
- a CDS encoding serine hydrolase domain-containing protein, translated as MKKILSNWLYCLTFLSCSGIAASDETWLYDFAAKTQAQAQKHNIPGYIFVFVRKGETAKVVSFGSTEKRGEPIDSDTVFRLASVSKTFAGVLMAKMVEQTDLSWQTPLLEIAPEYGFNRLEPKPITLAHLMSQSSGYMPNSYDNLIEANYSVKRVLGQLAKLEPLCEPGKCYTYQNALFGVLEDYYLNQHSSYSDVLKSQIIQPLRMPNASTGKLNLQNSKKWAKPHVAISRRKWRETKVQDDYYRFTPAAGVNASIADMAIWIRAMLGEYPNVVPPSVVETVTTPQIKTTKELRRRDWRTFLKDAHYGMGWRIYDFDGHKLNYHGGWVKGYRADVSFAPDEEVGYAMLMNAESNLINGFTAQFWQQYFNNHNQQQLTAQKNIKKGAK; from the coding sequence ATGAAAAAAATATTATCCAACTGGCTGTATTGCCTCACCTTTTTAAGTTGCTCGGGGATCGCTGCCAGTGACGAAACTTGGCTATATGATTTTGCAGCCAAGACTCAAGCGCAGGCCCAGAAACACAATATTCCCGGATACATCTTCGTCTTTGTACGCAAAGGTGAAACCGCCAAAGTGGTTAGCTTTGGTAGCACCGAAAAACGTGGCGAGCCGATTGATAGTGACACGGTTTTTCGTTTGGCGTCGGTATCCAAAACCTTCGCTGGTGTATTAATGGCAAAAATGGTTGAGCAAACCGATTTAAGCTGGCAAACACCTTTGTTAGAAATCGCCCCTGAATATGGCTTTAACCGCTTAGAGCCTAAGCCGATTACCCTAGCCCATCTCATGAGCCAATCCAGTGGCTACATGCCTAATTCCTACGATAATCTGATTGAAGCTAATTACTCTGTAAAGCGAGTGCTAGGGCAGTTAGCCAAATTAGAGCCATTGTGCGAGCCCGGCAAGTGTTACACTTATCAAAATGCGTTATTTGGTGTGTTGGAAGATTATTATCTCAATCAACATAGCAGTTATAGCGATGTGCTTAAAAGCCAAATAATCCAACCATTGCGGATGCCAAACGCCAGTACTGGTAAGCTGAATTTACAGAATTCTAAAAAATGGGCTAAACCCCATGTCGCCATCTCTCGTAGGAAGTGGCGGGAAACCAAAGTACAAGATGATTACTATCGTTTCACCCCAGCAGCAGGCGTAAACGCCAGTATCGCTGACATGGCAATCTGGATTAGAGCCATGTTGGGAGAATACCCAAATGTTGTCCCCCCCAGTGTGGTTGAAACCGTGACTACGCCACAAATCAAAACCACTAAAGAATTGCGACGAAGAGATTGGCGTACGTTTCTAAAAGATGCTCATTATGGAATGGGTTGGCGGATCTACGATTTCGACGGGCATAAATTGAATTATCATGGTGGCTGGGTTAAAGGCTATCGAGCGGATGTATCTTTCGCGCCAGATGAAGAAGTAGGTTATGCAATGTTAATGAATGCAGAATCAAATCTGATCAATGGTTTCACCGCGCAATTTTGGCAACAGTATTTCAATAATCATAATCAGCAACAGCTGACGGCGCAAAAAAACATTAAAAAGGGCGCTAAATAG
- the speA gene encoding biosynthetic arginine decarboxylase produces MSNSDTWSIDDAEKLYGVKRWGGGYFEIGPNGNLHVTPDVNNEKMRIDIKDVIDEIQQEGIQFPIVLRFHDILRSQVALLNETFIKTIKDADYQGSYRGVYPVKVNQMREVVEEIVDAGQPYNYGLEAGSKAELLTVLAYNTDPEALTILNGYKDEEFIRLSLLARKLGRKIIVVIEKFSELTMLIRLSKELDIEPLIGLRSKMTVKGRGKWEGSGGDKAKFGLTITEIINAARLLEAEGMGHCFKLLHFHIGSQLTDIRAVKEAINEGAMIYAELHHLGFKLDYVDVGGGLGIDYDGSKSTNDSSMNYNIQEYVADIVFGMKEVCDLEKVPHPTLVSESGRAITAHHSCVIAEIVGEIRSNSSQMDTSVVDDEHILLKNMRYLTESIEKQENLQEIFNDAAQYKEQAISAFKLRVISLEELAKIETLYWQIMESLQVLMQTAEFVPEDMRELDYDLSSQYLCNFSVFQSAADTWAIDQVLPIVPLTRMNERPTVNCSLVDITCDSDGKIDQFVLEKGISDVLPINKINKGEEYFLGMFLTGAYQDVMGDMHNLFGRLNEVHIFSHDDDPLDFYIEEVVTGSSVNDVLSIMQYHPSSMAQAVKKLIDSNIAKGNMKPREGVKWTDFYEDCLKGYTYLKTSK; encoded by the coding sequence ATGAGTAATAGCGATACATGGTCAATTGACGATGCCGAAAAATTATACGGCGTCAAACGTTGGGGTGGCGGTTATTTTGAAATTGGCCCTAATGGGAATTTGCATGTTACGCCTGATGTTAACAATGAGAAGATGCGCATTGATATCAAAGATGTGATTGATGAAATTCAGCAAGAAGGAATTCAGTTTCCAATCGTGCTGCGTTTTCACGACATATTGCGTTCTCAGGTGGCCTTGCTAAACGAAACATTCATTAAAACCATCAAAGATGCTGACTATCAAGGCAGTTATCGAGGGGTTTATCCGGTTAAAGTTAACCAGATGCGTGAAGTGGTTGAAGAAATTGTCGATGCTGGCCAGCCTTATAACTATGGATTAGAAGCTGGTTCAAAAGCCGAGTTGTTAACCGTGTTGGCATATAATACCGATCCCGAAGCCTTGACTATTTTGAATGGATATAAAGACGAAGAGTTCATTCGTTTGTCTTTGTTGGCACGCAAGCTAGGTCGCAAAATCATTGTGGTCATCGAAAAATTCTCCGAACTGACCATGCTAATTCGATTATCCAAAGAATTAGACATAGAGCCGCTTATTGGTCTGCGTTCAAAAATGACGGTGAAAGGAAGAGGAAAATGGGAAGGATCCGGCGGCGATAAAGCTAAATTCGGACTGACCATTACTGAAATTATTAATGCCGCTCGTTTGCTCGAAGCCGAAGGCATGGGCCACTGTTTCAAATTATTGCACTTTCATATTGGCAGCCAATTGACCGATATCCGTGCGGTAAAAGAAGCCATCAACGAAGGCGCAATGATTTACGCCGAACTGCATCATTTAGGTTTTAAACTTGATTACGTAGATGTTGGTGGCGGCCTGGGCATAGACTATGACGGCAGCAAATCGACTAACGATTCGTCGATGAATTACAATATTCAAGAATATGTGGCCGATATTGTGTTTGGCATGAAAGAAGTCTGTGACTTAGAAAAAGTGCCTCACCCGACTTTAGTTAGTGAAAGTGGTCGAGCGATCACTGCACACCATAGTTGTGTTATTGCTGAAATTGTTGGCGAGATCCGCTCCAACAGTTCACAAATGGATACTAGCGTCGTTGATGATGAGCATATTCTACTTAAAAACATGCGTTATCTAACTGAAAGCATTGAGAAGCAAGAAAATCTGCAAGAGATTTTCAATGATGCGGCGCAATACAAAGAGCAGGCTATCTCAGCATTTAAGCTACGGGTTATTAGCCTGGAAGAATTAGCCAAGATAGAAACATTATATTGGCAAATCATGGAAAGCTTGCAGGTGCTTATGCAAACGGCAGAGTTTGTGCCAGAAGATATGCGTGAATTAGACTACGACTTGTCGTCTCAGTATTTGTGTAACTTTTCGGTATTCCAATCTGCTGCGGATACTTGGGCAATCGATCAGGTTTTACCCATAGTGCCATTAACTCGAATGAATGAACGCCCTACGGTGAACTGTTCTTTGGTTGATATTACCTGTGACAGTGATGGTAAAATTGATCAATTCGTTTTGGAAAAAGGTATTTCCGACGTATTGCCGATAAATAAAATCAACAAAGGTGAAGAATACTTCTTAGGAATGTTTCTTACCGGCGCGTATCAGGACGTGATGGGCGATATGCATAACCTGTTTGGTCGTTTAAATGAAGTGCATATCTTTAGCCATGATGATGACCCATTGGATTTCTACATTGAAGAAGTGGTGACAGGTTCATCGGTAAATGATGTGCTGTCCATTATGCAATATCATCCTAGTTCTATGGCTCAAGCTGTGAAGAAGTTGATTGATAGTAATATTGCTAAAGGCAATATGAAGCCTCGTGAAGGGGTGAAGTGGACTGACTTTTATGAAGATTGTCTGAAAGGCTATACTTACCTAAAAACTTCCAAATAA
- a CDS encoding helix-turn-helix transcriptional regulator, producing the protein MAAVPIINKVKEKRFFADEMTQQALADLVGVTRQTIMAIEKGKYSPSLEVAFKIAHVFNTNLDDIFQYSPEDPVKGC; encoded by the coding sequence ATGGCTGCTGTACCAATTATTAATAAGGTCAAAGAGAAACGCTTTTTTGCTGATGAGATGACCCAACAAGCATTGGCAGATTTGGTTGGTGTTACACGGCAAACCATAATGGCGATTGAAAAAGGCAAATATTCGCCTTCATTGGAAGTGGCTTTTAAAATAGCCCATGTATTTAACACTAATTTAGACGATATATTTCAATATTCGCCTGAAGATCCAGTAAAGGGCTGTTAA
- a CDS encoding nucleoside deaminase, with product MDIFMQAAIDEAAKGRDEGGIPIGSVIVYQNEIIGRGHNRRVQSGSPILHGEMDAFENAGRQPAHVYRECTLYTTLSPCSMCSGAILLYEIPKVVIGENQTFIGEEDLLRRRGVNIKVLQDPTCIAMMEKFIINQPELWNEDIGTE from the coding sequence TTGGACATTTTTATGCAAGCAGCCATCGACGAAGCAGCAAAAGGCCGAGATGAAGGTGGTATACCCATAGGTTCGGTTATCGTCTATCAAAATGAAATTATTGGACGGGGTCATAATCGACGGGTTCAATCCGGTAGTCCGATTTTACATGGTGAAATGGACGCTTTCGAAAATGCCGGTCGCCAACCGGCTCATGTATACAGAGAATGCACTTTGTACACTACGCTATCCCCTTGTTCTATGTGTTCAGGGGCAATCTTATTGTATGAAATACCTAAGGTAGTGATAGGTGAGAATCAAACCTTTATTGGTGAAGAAGATTTACTCAGACGCCGAGGTGTCAATATAAAAGTATTACAAGATCCCACCTGCATAGCAATGATGGAAAAATTCATTATCAATCAGCCAGAATTATGGAATGAAGATATAGGCACAGAGTAA
- a CDS encoding phosphatase — protein sequence MKILVDTHSHTIASTHAYSNVHDYFVQAKEKGMQMFSLTDHGPEMPDSPHPWHFGNRHVIPRVIDNVACLRGIEANIMPPDGGLDVPQGMMPYLDFIIASFHEPVIPPTSRAQHTKALINTIQAGECQIIGHPGNPNYPIDFEQVIIAAKDNNVLLEINNSSFTHSRLGSEPHCIELMELIDKLDWKVVFSSDAHIAYNLGEYGQSISHAKRIGFPLERIVNRDAGTFLDFLGQHNKPVVKELAEWRSNLSGTA from the coding sequence ATGAAAATACTGGTAGATACCCATTCTCATACCATTGCAAGTACTCATGCCTACAGTAACGTTCATGATTACTTTGTGCAGGCAAAAGAGAAGGGCATGCAAATGTTTTCACTTACAGATCATGGGCCCGAAATGCCGGACTCTCCTCATCCATGGCATTTCGGCAACCGCCATGTGATCCCCAGAGTAATTGACAATGTAGCTTGTCTAAGAGGCATTGAAGCCAACATTATGCCCCCCGATGGCGGTTTAGATGTGCCCCAAGGCATGATGCCCTATCTCGATTTCATTATTGCCAGTTTCCACGAACCGGTAATTCCGCCTACCAGTCGGGCACAGCATACAAAAGCACTTATTAACACTATTCAAGCCGGTGAGTGCCAAATCATTGGGCATCCTGGCAACCCTAATTATCCCATTGATTTTGAACAAGTGATTATCGCCGCCAAAGATAACAATGTGTTATTGGAGATTAATAATAGTTCATTCACACACTCTCGTTTAGGCAGTGAGCCCCATTGTATCGAATTAATGGAGCTTATCGACAAGCTAGATTGGAAAGTGGTGTTCTCAAGTGACGCTCATATCGCTTACAATTTGGGCGAGTATGGCCAAAGTATTTCCCATGCTAAGCGAATTGGTTTTCCGTTAGAGCGAATTGTTAATCGCGACGCAGGTACATTTTTGGATTTTCTTGGCCAACACAATAAACCTGTGGTAAAAGAATTAGCTGAATGGCGCAGCAACCTAAGTGGGACAGCCTGA
- a CDS encoding bifunctional helix-turn-helix transcriptional regulator/GNAT family N-acetyltransferase has product MDELGELALGSRLKRISERMLAEAGLVYQHYAMDVQPKWFTLLALLDNKQQVSVVEASEYLGLSQPALSQFCRQLENKKLISLTTSSVDSRKKVIALSDLGKEQVARMKPIWKAVDSAAKQLCEAYDNQFYQSLLQFEKALDEQSLLARTHHFYNAEQDTTMQPNRISIVDYTPQRAAFFESINTQWIEAMFVLEEVDKQVLRDPQKFIIDPGGKIWFAQHPEFGIVGACALLSKGEGAYELTKMGVLENARGLKVGEILLQYVIQQANNLPLDCLFLLTNKKCEAAIHLYEKNGFVHDADIMAKYGASYQRCNVAMRWVG; this is encoded by the coding sequence TTGGATGAATTGGGTGAACTCGCGCTAGGCAGTCGCTTGAAGCGCATAAGTGAACGCATGCTGGCGGAGGCTGGTTTGGTCTATCAGCATTACGCTATGGACGTGCAACCCAAGTGGTTCACCTTGTTGGCGCTGCTGGATAATAAGCAACAGGTGAGTGTGGTGGAGGCATCAGAATACTTAGGATTAAGTCAACCTGCTTTAAGCCAGTTTTGCCGTCAACTTGAAAATAAAAAACTCATCAGTTTAACAACCAGCAGCGTGGATTCACGGAAAAAAGTCATAGCTTTATCCGACTTGGGTAAAGAGCAAGTTGCGCGTATGAAGCCTATATGGAAAGCGGTTGATAGTGCAGCCAAACAACTATGTGAAGCCTACGACAATCAGTTTTACCAATCCCTTTTACAATTTGAAAAAGCCCTTGATGAGCAATCATTGTTAGCCCGTACCCATCACTTTTACAATGCCGAGCAGGACACGACTATGCAGCCAAACCGTATTTCGATTGTTGACTATACCCCCCAACGTGCGGCCTTCTTTGAGAGTATTAATACGCAATGGATCGAAGCTATGTTTGTGTTGGAAGAGGTTGATAAACAGGTGTTGCGTGATCCGCAAAAATTTATCATAGACCCAGGTGGTAAAATTTGGTTTGCGCAACACCCAGAATTTGGCATAGTTGGGGCTTGCGCGTTGCTTAGTAAAGGCGAAGGGGCTTACGAGCTTACTAAAATGGGCGTGCTGGAAAATGCCAGAGGCCTCAAAGTAGGCGAAATTTTACTCCAGTACGTTATACAACAGGCCAATAATTTGCCACTGGACTGCCTATTTTTGTTAACCAACAAGAAGTGCGAAGCAGCCATTCATTTGTATGAAAAAAATGGCTTTGTACACGATGCTGACATTATGGCCAAATATGGAGCCAGTTATCAGCGATGCAATGTTGCAATGCGCTGGGTAGGCTAA
- a CDS encoding DUF3224 domain-containing protein, producing the protein MIMFKKTLAAMFILIVGNELAAANDMVQTRSGEPSMQSIKGSFEVSMLPQQDNEFSVGRMTLDKQYQGPMDGNSKGQMLSFMSGVKGSAGYVAIEVFTGKIANKQGSVALQHFGRMDKGAQALTISIIPDSGTDQLTGISGSMEIEIVDGKHLYNLNYLIK; encoded by the coding sequence ATGATCATGTTCAAAAAAACCTTAGCCGCAATGTTTATTCTTATAGTGGGTAACGAACTTGCTGCTGCCAACGATATGGTACAAACCCGTTCAGGAGAGCCAAGCATGCAATCAATAAAAGGTAGCTTTGAAGTCAGCATGTTACCGCAACAAGATAACGAATTTAGTGTTGGGCGAATGACCTTGGATAAACAATACCAAGGCCCAATGGATGGCAATAGCAAAGGGCAGATGTTGAGCTTTATGAGCGGTGTAAAAGGCTCTGCTGGCTATGTGGCGATAGAAGTATTCACTGGCAAAATAGCGAATAAACAAGGCTCTGTGGCTTTGCAGCACTTTGGGAGAATGGATAAAGGTGCCCAAGCCTTAACGATTAGCATCATACCTGACTCAGGAACAGACCAACTTACTGGTATATCCGGAAGCATGGAAATCGAAATAGTCGATGGTAAGCACCTTTATAATTTGAACTATCTGATAAAATAA
- a CDS encoding cupin domain-containing protein: MQLNANFSQRVIVHTSQQPWQPSPIKGVDRRPLDRVGDEVARATSVVRYAPGSQFAPHVHRGGEEFLVLEGIFQDEFGDYPAGTYVRNPPNTKHQPGSAQGCVILVKLWQFEPDDNIQLVMNTRDASYSADAEQLGVETGNLFASDYEQVQVVKLAANQSFQLSTPMGAELLVLQGEFIEQQQNLNQYSWLRTPIGDEIQGVSGGQGAVFWLKLGHLGQVEKQLQRLGMLD, from the coding sequence ATGCAGCTTAATGCGAATTTTAGCCAGCGGGTGATTGTGCACACTAGTCAGCAGCCTTGGCAACCGTCTCCTATTAAAGGAGTTGACAGGCGACCTTTGGATCGAGTTGGAGACGAGGTTGCACGTGCTACTAGTGTAGTGCGTTACGCACCGGGTAGTCAGTTCGCCCCTCACGTACATAGAGGTGGAGAAGAGTTTCTGGTCCTTGAAGGAATTTTTCAGGATGAGTTTGGAGACTATCCAGCCGGCACTTACGTGCGCAATCCTCCCAATACTAAACATCAGCCAGGTTCAGCGCAGGGATGCGTCATTCTAGTCAAGTTGTGGCAATTCGAACCCGACGACAATATACAACTGGTTATGAATACTCGAGATGCATCATATAGTGCTGATGCTGAGCAATTAGGCGTCGAGACGGGCAACCTATTTGCTAGTGATTATGAACAGGTTCAGGTTGTGAAACTCGCGGCCAATCAGTCATTTCAGCTATCAACTCCAATGGGGGCCGAGCTGCTTGTATTACAAGGTGAATTTATCGAGCAACAGCAAAACCTGAACCAGTATAGCTGGCTGCGCACGCCAATAGGGGATGAAATCCAAGGTGTATCCGGCGGCCAAGGGGCAGTTTTTTGGCTGAAGTTAGGCCATTTAGGTCAGGTAGAGAAGCAGTTACAACGCTTGGGGATGTTGGACTAA
- a CDS encoding DUF3718 domain-containing protein → MLKIVKTSILIATASFIYTGQAQADVNDALQNICTIVQADDKSELRKKMKLVESDFRLKLQDYYTGVSCGGESLIRTAFKSNAVESGTLLVKKMPKSQLNAPEGDGKTLRAWVSENGFMDSPIASVLNERI, encoded by the coding sequence ATGTTGAAAATAGTTAAAACTTCTATCCTAATCGCTACTGCTTCTTTCATCTATACTGGTCAAGCGCAAGCTGACGTGAACGATGCATTACAAAATATCTGCACTATCGTACAAGCGGATGATAAGAGCGAATTACGTAAAAAAATGAAACTTGTTGAATCTGATTTCAGACTGAAATTGCAAGACTACTACACAGGTGTGTCTTGTGGTGGTGAGAGCTTGATCCGTACTGCATTTAAGAGCAACGCAGTTGAGTCTGGCACTTTGTTAGTCAAAAAAATGCCTAAGAGTCAGTTGAATGCACCTGAAGGTGATGGCAAGACTTTACGTGCTTGGGTTTCTGAGAATGGCTTCATGGATTCTCCTATCGCATCTGTGCTAAACGAGCGCATCTAA
- a CDS encoding BPSS1780 family membrane protein: MENNENSPYQAPEADLTATTETNALFAYTGPKNVGAGAGLEWISKGFSLFKQDVGMWIVTMIVGFLIMLVFNFIPLVGPIASMFLTYVWLGGLMLGCQAASEGKPFDVKYLFAGFTYKFGSLVLLSVIVAVVSVVIMLLTMGSTYFSLLTSSGDPSGMPEIGTGFFLSFLIAIALMLPLVMAAWFAPALIVLQNMPVVTAMKESFSGCLKNMIPFLIYGIIMFVLYILGAIPLLLGLLVVVPLVFTSMFASYRDIYLNQD; this comes from the coding sequence ATGGAAAACAACGAAAATAGTCCTTATCAAGCACCCGAAGCCGATCTTACTGCTACCACAGAGACAAACGCCCTATTTGCTTACACTGGCCCGAAAAATGTTGGCGCTGGCGCCGGGTTAGAGTGGATTTCAAAAGGCTTTAGTCTTTTTAAACAAGATGTCGGTATGTGGATAGTGACCATGATTGTGGGCTTTTTAATCATGCTGGTGTTTAATTTCATCCCATTGGTTGGTCCCATTGCCAGCATGTTCCTTACTTACGTTTGGCTAGGCGGGTTGATGTTGGGTTGTCAGGCCGCGTCTGAGGGTAAACCATTCGACGTAAAATATCTTTTCGCTGGGTTTACGTATAAGTTTGGAAGCTTGGTATTATTGTCCGTTATTGTAGCCGTGGTGTCGGTGGTTATTATGCTATTAACCATGGGCTCTACCTATTTCAGTTTGCTAACCTCTTCTGGTGATCCTAGCGGCATGCCAGAGATTGGAACCGGCTTTTTCTTGTCTTTCCTAATTGCGATAGCGTTAATGCTACCCTTAGTGATGGCTGCATGGTTTGCTCCTGCCTTGATTGTTTTACAAAACATGCCAGTAGTTACAGCGATGAAAGAGAGTTTTAGCGGCTGTTTGAAGAATATGATCCCGTTTTTAATCTACGGTATTATTATGTTTGTACTCTACATACTTGGTGCCATTCCGTTACTACTTGGTTTATTAGTAGTAGTACCGTTGGTTTTTACATCAATGTTTGCATCCTATCGCGACATTTATTTAAATCAAGACTAA
- a CDS encoding DUF883 domain-containing protein has product MSNANTTQPTNVKSSTTANTAGQSQTPIAEKLKDSLHNTVDKFADSAESAEKAIRSGATHSAETLTEKQQQIQASWEASSIRKYAIENPVATAGMVFLAGALFGKIIRR; this is encoded by the coding sequence ATGAGTAACGCAAACACCACTCAACCTACAAATGTTAAGTCATCGACAACAGCCAATACAGCTGGTCAGTCTCAGACACCCATTGCAGAAAAGTTGAAAGACTCTTTGCACAATACAGTAGACAAATTTGCAGATAGTGCAGAATCAGCTGAAAAAGCCATTCGTAGCGGAGCGACCCATTCTGCCGAAACGCTTACTGAGAAACAACAGCAAATTCAGGCCAGTTGGGAAGCATCTTCAATCCGTAAGTATGCTATTGAAAATCCAGTTGCCACAGCTGGCATGGTATTTCTTGCCGGTGCACTTTTCGGTAAAATTATACGCCGCTAA